In Rickettsia endosymbiont of Lasioglossum villosulum, the DNA window TTCTTTGTCTAGCTTTTGTGGGAGATCAAACAAGATGTCATTCCGCGACTTGATCGCGGAATCTATTTGTTTTTTCTGGATCCCGTGGCGGGGCCACGGGATGACACCATCAATAAAGCCACGAGATGACACCCTATAAGCAGCATATTGTGCGGCTATATCTAATTCTTTTACAAAACTCTCTTCTGCTTGTTGCCATATAATTACTTGTTTAGCGAAATCTCTAGAAGTAAATTTTTTACCTATTAAATCAGCTAATTTTAAATATATATCCTCAAAATCTATATCTTTTATTTTTTCTTGTGAATATTTCTTGATGGCATAACGCTGGACAAATTTTCTTTTACACTCATAAATAATATCAAAATCTTTATGCTGTAATCTCAAACTTGTAACTTCGTTTGAAATACAAAATAATTCTGCTAGAAAATCATCTAAGTAAGGAGATATATTTAATAAAAATTCGGAATAATCTTGAGAGAGAATAGAATAAGGATTAGATCTAAATAATAATATATTATCATAAAGCGATTTGTTGGCTTTAAAGAGATAATCTAAAAATATTTGATCTAATTTTTTAAGACCGGTTAAATCTAATTTTTTAAAATCTAGATTAAAACCAAGCTTCATAGGTAATAAATAACTCTTTTTGAAAAGCGTTTATATACTAAGTAACTTATACAAACAGTAATAAAAGCTACTATAATAGATTTACCTATTGATATTGGGTCCGGTAATGTCCCATTAATTACTAATGATTGTGCAGGTCTTATAATTATAAAGAATGGGTTAAGTTCAAAGAAGTCTCTTTGAGCTTCAGGGATTAATGAATATGGATAAACTATAGGTATACTCCAATAAATGACTCCTAAAACAACATTTAATATTTGTGGAATATCGCGGATATAAGGCGTTAGAAAAGCCATTGCAATAGATCCACTAATTGTACAAATTATTAGTGGTAAAATTAATATTGGCATAAATATTATTTGCCATGAAAATTTTTCTGGAAACAATAAAATAAAAGCAACATACATTGCCAAAAATGAGCAAAATAGATTGTATAGCTGTGCTAAACTATCTGCAACTGGGAAAAAAGTCTTAGAAATTCTAACTTTTTTTATTATTTGGTCACGTACTACTAAAGAATTTGAAGAAGTTGTTAAGCTAGTTACTAGAAAAGTCCATAAAGGAATTCCTCCAACTAAATTCATTATCAAAAACTCTCTTGGCTGATTCAATAAAAAG includes these proteins:
- a CDS encoding ABC transporter permease — translated: MIKYFLSKKYWEAVILLVRASIIKQNKDSFLGSLWSLIQPFVNILVISYFFGFLLNQPREFLIMNLVGGIPLWTFLVTSLTTSSNSLVVRDQIIKKVRISKTFFPVADSLAQLYNLFCSFLAMYVAFILLFPEKFSWQIIFMPILILPLIICTISGSIAMAFLTPYIRDIPQILNVVLGVIYWSIPIVYPYSLIPEAQRDFFELNPFFIIIRPAQSLVINGTLPDPISIGKSIIVAFITVCISYLVYKRFSKRVIYYL